The Nitrospirota bacterium DNA window CGAAATGACCCTTTTGGCGTATTCACATATTCCAAATCCCGAACCGGCAGATTCCACCCATACGTTATCCCAGGCGTATCACGCGGGAGTTTCGAAGCGTTTAACCCGGGATTTAGGGATTGAGCTGACGGCGGCTTATTTACAGGATCATTTCGATGGCGGCAATATCGAAGGTTTCGATAACCTTGCCGCGGCTGTTAAGTACGTCATGTTTAACAGCCCGGCCCATGAGTTTTTAATGGCCTCCTCTCTGGATTTTGATATTGGAGGAACGGGAACCAGGACAGTGGGCGACCCTTTTACCACGGTGACTCCGAATTTATTTTTTGGCTACGGGCTTGGAGATCTTCCTGATTCTCTGATGTATCTCCGTCCGTTTGCTATTACGGGTCAGGTTGGAATCGGGGTCCCGTTTACGGATGGAAGTTCTAATAACGGCACTTCAGATTACAGTTCTTCGCTGAATTACGGTTTTACCGTTATGTATAGTACGATGTACCTCCAATCGTTTGTAAAAGATATTGGGTTGCCCAAACCGTTTTCTCGAACCATTCCGGTGGTAGAGTTTACGTTTAATAATCCCATTAATGGACCCAATCAATATAACAGTCCCCAATCGTATGCCTATCCGGGATTTTTATGGATCGGAAAATATTGGGAATTAGGCTTGGAAGCCGTCGTGCCGATGAACAGCACGACCGGAAGTCAAACAGGGGTTCAGGCCCTGGTTCATCTTTTTTTGGATGACCTGGCTCCTCAAATTTTCACCAGAACCCTTTCGGGAGAGGTATTGGGCCCTACACAAACCAAATGAAACTTAAAACGATGACCATGAAGCAACTGGCTCTGCCAGTGACGGACTTGGGAATGGTCGTAGTTAGACCGAGCGTAAGGCGGAGTTCACGAAGGCCCCTGAATATAATGACAGGAGTCCTGTTAGGGCTCCTCCTGTTTTTACCCTGGGATGCCTTTGCCCATGTCTTTCCGGACCATTCAGATCCCAGGGTCGGATCAGAAATAAAAGATGCGCCTTCATCTGTCAGAATCTGGTTTGATGGACAGTTGGAGCCGATATTTTCTACTCTCCAGGTCTTTGATTCCTCCGGAAAAGAGGTGACTCATCAAGATGCTAGAGTGAACGAAAAAGACACGGCCATTCTGGAAGTTTCGATACCGCACCTTCCCCCGG harbors:
- a CDS encoding copper resistance protein CopC, with amino-acid sequence MTGVLLGLLLFLPWDAFAHVFPDHSDPRVGSEIKDAPSSVRIWFDGQLEPIFSTLQVFDSSGKEVTHQDARVNEKDTAILEVSIPHLPPGKYQVNWKALARDGHLTEGKFYFTIK